The following are encoded together in the Ignavibacteriales bacterium genome:
- the glf gene encoding UDP-galactopyranose mutase: MYDFLIVGAGFAGSVMAERIASQLNKKVLVVEKRNHIGGNAYDEFDEHGILVHRYGPHIFHTNSKEVFDYLSQFTEWRFYEHKVLAKLDGELYPIPINRITLNKLYNLNLQTEDEAKAYYEKVREKRYPILNSEDIIVNQVGNDLFEKFFKHYTKKQWGLEPKELAATVCGRIPVRVNDDCRYFTDKYQFMPKDGYTKMFERMLNHKNIELLLNADYKSIMNNVKFNKIIYTGPIDYFFDYEFGKLPYRSIRFEFEKIESKKYQEAAVINYVEPSFEFTRVTEYKYFYDQNSDRTTISKEYFQEEGEPYYPIPNKRNFDIYKKYEMLIESIKNVLFVGRLAEYKYYNMDQVVANTLRISFRNI, encoded by the coding sequence ATGTATGATTTCCTGATTGTTGGCGCCGGTTTCGCCGGTTCAGTTATGGCTGAAAGAATTGCAAGTCAGCTTAATAAAAAAGTTTTGGTTGTTGAAAAGCGAAACCACATTGGCGGAAATGCATACGATGAATTTGATGAACATGGAATTTTAGTACACAGATATGGACCGCATATTTTCCATACCAACAGTAAGGAAGTATTTGATTATCTCTCTCAATTTACTGAGTGGAGATTTTATGAACATAAGGTATTGGCAAAGCTAGATGGAGAACTTTATCCGATTCCAATAAACAGAATCACACTAAACAAACTTTATAATTTGAATTTGCAAACCGAAGATGAAGCAAAAGCTTATTACGAAAAAGTGAGAGAAAAACGGTATCCAATTTTAAATTCGGAAGATATTATTGTGAACCAGGTTGGGAATGACCTGTTTGAGAAATTTTTCAAACATTATACTAAAAAACAGTGGGGATTAGAACCAAAAGAATTAGCTGCTACAGTCTGTGGAAGAATTCCGGTTAGAGTAAATGACGATTGCAGATATTTTACTGATAAGTACCAGTTTATGCCAAAAGATGGTTACACAAAAATGTTCGAGAGGATGCTGAATCATAAAAATATTGAATTGTTATTAAACGCTGATTATAAATCTATTATGAATAATGTAAAATTTAATAAAATAATTTATACAGGACCGATTGATTACTTTTTTGATTATGAGTTTGGAAAGTTGCCATATAGGTCTATTAGGTTTGAATTTGAAAAAATAGAAAGTAAAAAATACCAGGAAGCAGCAGTTATAAATTATGTTGAACCATCATTTGAATTTACAAGGGTTACAGAGTACAAATACTTTTATGATCAAAATTCCGATAGAACGACAATTTCCAAAGAATATTTTCAGGAGGAAGGTGAACCATATTACCCGATACCAAATAAAAGGAATTTTGATATTTATAAAAAGTATGAAATGCTTATCGAAAGTATAAAGAATGTTCTTTTTGTTGGAAGGTTAGCAGAATATAAGTATTACAATATGGATCAGGTGGTGGCTAATACTTTAAGAATTTCATTTAGAAATATATGA